In the Caldisericia bacterium genome, ATTAAAAAAAGGGGTGAGGCTTAAACTTGCCTCACCCCTAAAGATTCATATAACCTTAATTATGGAACTTGAGGAGGAACAAATTTTGCAAATGCATCTCTTGAGTCTGGAACTGTAAATGTACCATCTGCAATCATCTTCTTTAGTTTTTCAACTTTTTCTAAAACTGCTGATGGTATCATATTCTTTGTATATTTCATAGGTGAAAGACCAACTCCACCCTCTTTTACTCCAAGAGAAACAATTCCTGATTTAAATGTATTTTCAACAACTGATTTAATTGAAAGCCAAACTGCATAGTCAACATGCTTAATCATAGATGTTAATACATTTCCTGGTGCCATATAATCTTGATCTGAATCTACTCCAACTGCAAAGAATCCTTGTCCTCTTTTTTGTGCTTCTTTTATTACACCAATACCGCATGCACCTGATGCGTGATAAACAATATCAGCACCAGCATCAAATTGTTGTTTTGCAATTTTTTGTCCATCATCTGCACTTGTGAAGTTTCCAGTGTATCCAATTAAAACTTCACATTTAGGATTAACAGTCTTTACTCCTGCTCTATATCCTGCTTCAAATTTATGAATAATAAATAGGTCCATTCCACCAACAAATCCTACTTTATTTTTCTTTGTCATCTGTCCTACAAGAGCACCAACAAGGAATGAACCTTCATGCTCTTTAAATGTATAGCAAACTACATTTGGTGGTGCAGGATCAATAACACCATCTATTAACATAAAGTATGTATTTGGATATTGTGGTGCAACTTCTTTTATAGCATCTGTTAACATAAATCCAACACCAATAACAAGTTTACAACCCTCATCTGCTAACTTCTTTAAATTTGGAATATAATCTTCATTTGCTTTTGATTCAAGAACAAGTGGTTCAATATCAAATTTTTTAATTCCTCTATCTAAAAGATCTGGTGCTTCATCTTCAATACTCTTTTTATACTCTTCATCTGTTAATGGTTGATAACCAACACCAGCAACCATCTTAAGTCCAGCACCCCATGCTTCTAAACCTCTTAATGCTGAATCGTTAAATGATTTGTCACCTCTACCACCTACGTCTGTAACTAATCCAACTTTAATAACTGGTGATAAAGATATGTCTTTTGTTATTGTTTTTCCTGCTTCAATAGTTACTTTTTCAGTAAAATCTTTATAACCTTTGAGTGTAATTTTTAAAGTTTGTTCACCCTTGGGGACATCTTTAATTTCATATTTACCATCGCTTCCAGTGGTGGCTGTCTTTCCACCAATTGTTACTGTTGCACCTGGAACTGCTTTTCCAGTTGCTTTATCTTTTACTGTACCAGAAATTGTACCTGTAGTTTTTGCGCATCCAGCAAAAATTACACCAACTAAAAGTAATACCAAAAAAATTGTTAAAGTTTTTTTCATTTATGCCCTCCTTCTTTAAGAAAAATTTTGAGAATTTTTATGATTAACAATCACCTCCTTTCCATTTTAAAAATTATACCACACTTTCATAGTGACAAATAATATTTGCAATTTTTATTATATGATCACCAATTCTTTCAAGATTTGAAATTGTATCAAGATATATAACACCCGCTTCATTTAAACAAATCCCTTGTTTTAATCTTTCAATATGATTATCTCTCATACAATCTTCTAATCTGTCAATCTCTATTTCATTTTTCTTAACTTCATCATAAAAATCAAAATCATTATTATATAAATTTTCTTTTACTAATAAGAAATTTTTATAAACTAATTCAAACATTTCTTCTAATTCTTTCATAGCATATTGAGAATATGGAATTTTTTCTTCTAATCTATTTAACTCAATTTGGGAAGTATTATCTATGATATCTCCAATTCTTTCAAATTGAGAAGATACAATAAGTAATCGAGGTATCTCTCTCGCTTCTTTTTCTGGAAGAGAAAGAGATGAAATTTTTGAAACATATCTTGATATTTCTCTGTTAACAAAATTAATTGTTTCCTCTCTTGAAGTTATATCTAAAACAGCACTTTTATTTTTATTAAAAATGAGCTCTCTTAAACATATAAAATTATTATTTACAATTTCTCCTAATCTTTTTATTTCATTAACCAAAGCATCATAAGCAACAATAGGAGATTTTAAAATTGAAGGATTTAAATATTTAACTCCGGTTTCAATTAATTTTTCTTCACCTGGCAATAATTTTGTAATTAAAGCAACATATTTTGATGTAAAAGGTAAAAAAATCAATGTATTTATAACATTAAATAGAGTATGAGAATTAGCAATTTGTTTAACTGTATCTGAAGTAAGAGATGATATAAACAAAATATAGGGTTTTAAAATAATTAAAAATATTAATGTACCTATAACATTGAAAAGTAAATGTGATAAAGCAGTTCTTTTTGCTGATAATTTTGTTCCAATACTTGCTATTAGTGCAGTAACACAAGTTCCAATATTTGCTCCTAATATTAAAGGAAAGGCAGAATTTATGTCAACTAATCCTTCCATACCAAGTGCTTCAATTATGCCAACTGTTACACTACTACTCTGTTGAATTGCTGTGAAAATTGTTCCTGCAAGTACTCCTAAAATTGGAACCTTTCCAAATTCAGTAAAAACATCAACAACTTTTTGTGATGCTCTTAATGGACTAACTGAAGAAGTCATAATTTCAATAGCGATAAAAATTAAACCAAAACCCATTATAAATTCACCAAAATACTTTACTCTTTTTCTGAATGGTAAGAAATATAACAAAAATCCAACTGTGAAAAACAAAAATCCATATTTAGTTATTTTTAAAGCAATAATTTGTGCTGTTATTGTTGTACCTATGTTTGCACCAAAAATAATACCTACTGCTTGATAAAGAGTTAATATGCCACTATTAACCAAACTAACAACAATTACTGTTGTTGCAGAACTTGATTGAATTATAGAAGTAACTATAAAACCAAGTAAGACACCCATAACTGGATTTGAAGTTGCTTTTTCTAAAATTTTTTTTAGATTTTGTGCTAATGCTTTTTGAATACCATTAGATGTGATATGAATACCATAAATAAAAAGAGCAATGCCTCCAATTAAAGGAAAAATAATTTTTGTTAGCACATTAAGAACTCCTTAAAGATAATTTAATACCCTCCTCCACTCTTTCAATTAAATGAAATTTTAAACTGTTTTTAATTTGCTTTGGAATTTTCTTGAGATCATTCTCATTCTCTTTTGGAATAATTACCTCTTTAATTCCTGCTCTGTGTGCTGCAAGAACTTTAATCTTAAGACCTCCAATTGGTAAAACTTTTCCAGTTAAAGTTATCTCTCCTGTCATTGCAACTTCTTTTTTAACTGGAACTTCTTTAATTGTTGAAATCATTGCTGTAAGCATTGCAATTCCTGCAGATGGTCCATCTTTTGGAACAGCACCTTCTGGAACATGAACATGAAAATCAAATTTTTTATAAAAATCTTTATCCTCAATTCCAAGTGTATCAGCATGAGATCTTATATAAGAGAATGCTGCATGTGCTGATTCTTTCATAACATCTCCAAGTTGTCCTGTTAGAATAAGTTTTCCATCTCCTTTCATTTTAACAACTTCGATTTTTGTAATGTCTCCTCCAAATGGTGTCCAAGAAAGACCAGTTGCAACACCAATTTCATCTCTCTCTTCTTTTATTCCAAATCTATATAGTGGATATTCTAAATATTTAAATAAATTTTTTGCTGATACTGTAACTTTTTTAAAGTTTTCACCTTTCTCAAGTTTCTCTTTTGCAACTTTTCTTAAAATTTTAGAAATCTGTCTTTCAAGTTCTCTTAATCCAGATTCTCTTGTATATTCTCTTATTATTTTTAAATATGCCTCATCTGTAATTTTAACATCATCTTCATTTAAACCATTAAAGTTTAGTTGTTTTGGAAATAGATATTTTTTAGCTATGTGAAGTTTTTCATCTTCAGTATAACCTGGAAGGTAAATTATCTCCATTCTATCTAAAAGTGGCGGAGGAATTGTGTGAGTAACATTTCCTGTTGTAATAAATAAAACATCAGAGAGATCAAACGGAATTTCAATATAATGATCAGAAAAATGTGAATTTTGATCTGGGTCAAGAGCTTCAAGAAGTGCTGCTGATGGGTCTCCTCTAAAATCTACTCCGACTTTGTCTATTTCATCTAAAAGGAAAACTGGATTTCTTGTACCTGCTTCTTTTATCCCCTGTATTATTCTTCCAGGAAGAGCTCCAACATATGTTCTTCTATGACCTCTTATTTCTGCTTCATCTCTAATTCCACCAAGAGATACATGAACAAATTTTCTTCCAAGTGCTCTTGCTATAGATCTACCTAGAGATGTTTTTCCTACTCCAGGAGGTCCTATAAAACAAAGAATTGGGGATTTTGGCTTTTTTGTTAATCTTCTTACTGCAAGATACTCAAGAATTCTTTCTTTAACATCTTCAAGACCATAATGATCTTCATCTAAAATTTTTTGTGCTCTTAAAATTTCAATCTCATCTTTTGTTGATTTATCCCATGGTAGATCTAGAAGCCAATCAAGATATGTTCTAATAACTGCTGCTTCCATTGCCATAGGTGGCATTTTTGATAAGCGCTTCAACTCTTCATTAAATTTTTCTAAAACATAATCTGGTAATTTTCTTCCCTTTAGTTTATTTCTATATTCTTCAACTTCTTCAGAATACTCTTCAGATTCACCTAATTCTCTTTTAATTGCTTTAAGTTGCTCTCTTAAGAAATATTCTCTTTGTGTTTTATCAACTTGTGATTTTACTTTCTCTTCAATTTCATTTGTTATTTTTAGAAGTTCAACCTCTTTTGAGAGAAGTTTTATTAAAATTTCAAATCTCTCTTCAATATTTATAGTTTCTAAAATTTTCTGTTTATCTTGAATAGGAACAATTATATTTGATGCAACTATATCTAAAAATCTTGTAGGATCTCCAATATCTTGAACAGCTGTTAAAGAATCTATTGGAATTTTTTTTGACAATCTTACATAATCTGCATAAAGGTCAAGTGTAACTCTTGTTAAAGCCTCGATTTTTGGTGTAATCTCAACTTTATCTTCTATCTCTGTTACTTCTGCTTCGAAATAGGGTTCAACTTTTGTATAATTTTCAATTTTGACTCTTTTTATTGCTTCAACTATAACTCTTTCAGTTCCATCTGGAAGTTTAACATTTTGTAAAATTTGAGCAAGAACACCTATTTCATATAAACCCTCTGGTGTTGGATCTTCCTCTTCTTCTATTTTTTGAGTGACAAGAATAAGAAGTTTATCTTTTTTTATTGCTTCTTCAAATGATGCAAGCGATTTTCTTCTTCCAACAAAAATTGGAAGGACAGTGTGAGGAAAAACTACAACATTCCTTAATGGTAAAACAGGATAAATTGTCTTCTTTTCCATATTTATTTCCTATTCTCTAAAACTTCATCAATTATTCCATAATCTTTTGCTTCATATGAAGTCATATAATAATCTCTATCAGTATCTTTTTCAATTTTATCAAGGGGTTGCCCAGTATGTTTTGATAAAATTTCATTAATTTTATTTTTTACTCTTATAATCTCTTTTGCTACAATTTCAATATCTTTTGCTTGGCCCTGCACCCCACCCCATGGTTGGTGTATTAAAATTCTTGTATTTGGTAATGCATATCTTTTATTTTTAGTACCTGCTGCAAGAAGTACAGCAGCCATACTTGCTGCTTGGCCTACACATATTGTTGATACAGGTGCTTTTATAAATTGCATTGTATCGTATATTGCAAGACCTGCTGTAACTTCTCCTCCAGGACTATTTATATATAAATTTATATCTCTTTCAGGGTCTTCTGCCTCAAGAAAAAGAAGTTCTGCTATAATTGCATTTGCTACCTGATCATTAATTTCAGTTCCAAGAAAAATAATTCTATCTTTAAGTAATCTTGAAAAAATATCATAACTTCTTTCACCATATGGTGTCTTTTCTATAACCCATGGTATAACCTGATTAATCTCTTTCATGTCTTCTCCTTTCTTCCAATATATTTATAACATAATTATCTTCAACTTGCTCAAAATCCTCATAAAACTGTCCAACCGCATAAAAAAAGTGTGGAAGATACAATGAAATAAATAGATCTACCTCTTTTTCTATTCTTTCTTTTGCATCAATACTTGAAACAGGAACAGCAACAATTGTTTTGTTTGGATTTTTATTTTTTATAGTTCTTACTGCAATTAACATTGTTTCTCCTGTTGCAATTCCATCATCAACAACAATTGCAGTTTGATTAGTTAAATCTTTTAATTGTTTACCACCTCTAAATAATTTAACTCTATCTTCAAGAGTTTTTCTTTTTCTTTCGATTGTTTTTTTTAAAAGCTCTTCATTTTCTTTTTCTCTTAAAAAAATTGTTCCATCTTCACTTATTGCACCAATTGCATACTCTTCATTGTAAAAAGAAGGAATTTTAGAAACAATAATAATGTCAAGAGGGCAATCTAAAATCTTACTTATTTCATAACCAATTACAACTCCTCCTCTTGGTATGCCAAAAACAATAGGATTTTTTAAGTTTAACTCTTTTAATTTTTTTCCTAATAGTATTCCTGCTTCTTCTCTATTTCTGAATATCAACTTTTGTTTTCTCTTTTGAAATTAAAGTTTCTTTATTTACTCCCATTGTGCATTTTCCTTCTAAAACCCCTCCCTCTTCAATTGCAATTTTAGATGTATGAACATCACCAATTAATTTTCCAGTTGAATAAATTTCTACTTTTCTATCAGAAAAAACATTTCCATTAATAACTCCCATTATTTGAACTTCAGCTGCCTTAATATTTGATTCAACAACTCCTTTTTCTCCAATTGTTACTATTCCTTTAACTTCAATTTCACCTTTTACTTTTCCATCAACTCTTAAACTACCTTCACAAATAATTTTTCCTTCAACTGTTGTTCCTTCACCAATATATGACTGTGCTGAATCTCTTACAACTTCTTCTTTTGATGCTTTTCCGAATGGCATTACTACCTCCTTTTTGAAATTTATGGAGCGGGAAACGGGATTCGAACCCGCGGCCCTCGGCTTGGGAAGCCGATGCTCTACCCCTGAGCTATTCCCGCCTAATGATATTATATCAATAATTTTAAGTATCTACATAAAATATCTCATTTTTTCTTATAAAACTTGGTAATAATTCTTTTAGTGGTATCTTTTCAATTTGAGATTTATAGATAAAAATTGATTCTTTCTTAATTTCAATTTCTTTTTCATTTAAAATAAATTTTTCCCATTTTGAATGAAAATTTAATGTTCTTAAAGGAGGCAAAACGTATAAATTTGGATCAAATTTAATTGGTTGAGGGAAATAATCATGATGTACAAGATATTGATAAATTTTTATATTCTCAAAATTTGATAAAACCTCTTTTAATACCTCTCCACTTACTTTATGGTCTTTATGCTTATCATAAGATAAAGGTATAAATACTTTGTCAGGTTTATAATTTTTAACTATTCCGTAAAAATCTATATAAAGTTCATTTCTATATTTAAATAATTTACCATCGGGATAATTCAAGAAAATTAAGTTATCTTCTTTTAAACCAAGCAAAGAAGCAGCATTTCTTAATTCATTATATCTAATCTCTTTCTTATGTCTCTTATTTCCATCAGTAATTAAAACTATAAAAACATTTGATTGATTTATAATTGCTCTATGTATATAACCACCACAAGCAATGGTTTCATCATCAGGATGTGGAGAAAAAACAATTATTCTTTCATTTTTTTTTGGATTTTCAATTTCAGGCAATAAATTTATTGCTCCTTGTGGTAAAACTTGAGTTGCTCTTATAAAAAATAAACCATAAATTAAAATAATAAAAAGAGAGAAAAGAATTAAATATTTATATAATTTTTTCTTTTTCATATAATTAAATTTTACTATTAAATTATTTATTGAGTACTTCTTTAAGTTTTTCTATTTCATTATTACTTAACCTATTTTTAACCCATACTTCTTTTAAATTTTTAACAATAAAATCTATTAAATTCATAGTCACCTTTCTTATTCCTCCATCTGGAAAACTAGTATCACCAATATATCTTGGTATTAAATGAAAATGAATATGTTCTATTGATTGACCTGCAACTTCTCCAAGATTTAATCCAAAATTAAAACCAGATGCTTTAAGAACTATTTCAATACCAATTTTCACTTTTTTATATGTTTCAAAAATATTTAAAATTTCTTCATCGTTTAAATCTTCTAATTTCAAAACATGTCTATTTGGAATAATTAATGTATGTCCTTTAGTTACAGGAAATATATCAAGAAGTGCAAAAGAAAATTTATTTTTAAAAATTACTCTTTCATTTTCAGGTTCACAAAAAGGACAAAAATTCATATTTCCTTTATATTATATTTTCTTTCTCCCAAGCCAATCTCTTCACCATATTCAAGTTGTCTTATACCAGAAATTTTGTGGACATATAAAAATTTATCTTCATTTTCTAAAGTTTTATAATCTAATGAGTGAACTTTTAGGGCCTCAATATTTTTTATTGCATCAAAAGATGCTTGATCAACTGCAACAATATCTTTTGAACCAAACAAACCAATATCTCTTATTATATTTTCATCATGCCATGGTAAACAATCACAATCTGGTGATACATCCAAAACGAAATTTAAAAAGGAGATTCTTTCTTCAAAAAATTTTTTTACTCCAAAAGCATATTCGACCATTTTTTCCTCTAAAATTTCACTTGAGCTTCCCCAAGATGTTTTAATTGCATTTGTTGGACAAACAGTAACACATTCTCCACATCCAATACATTTTGAATAATCGAAACTTGCTTTTTTATTTATAATTTCAATTGCATTTTCAGGGCAATGATCTCTACATTTACCACAGCCAATACATCTTTCAAAAATAAATGGTGGTTTAAAATCTGCATGTTGCTGTTGTTTTCCTGCTCTTGAAGCACAACCCATAGCTACATTTTTAATGCTCCCTCCAAAACCTGCTGACATATGACCTTTGAAGTGAGTTAAAACAACAAGATAATCTGAATCAATAATTGCACCACCAATTTTTACTTTTTTAAAGTGTTTTAAGTTTACTTCAATTTCATAAAAATATTGTCCTCTTACTCCATCAGCAATTACAATTGGACAACCCATTGAGGAGTAAGAAAATCCATTGTATATTGCAGTGTTCAAGTGATCAATTGCATTTGACCTTGAGCCTCTATAAAGAGTGTTAGTATCTGTTAAAAATGGTTTACCTCCTAAATCCTTAACAAGGTCAACAATCTGCCTTACAAAAATTGGCCTTAAAAAACCATGATTACCTAACTCTCCAAAATGAAGTTTAATTGCAACTAGATCACCATTTTTAATCTCTTTAATAAGTTTAGATGCTAAAATTTTAATTTTTCTTAAAAATGACCTCTCTTCATTTTCTGCTCTGAGTGAAGCAAATAAAACTTCAGCCATTTTAAATTTTCCTTTCTAATAAATTTTATTCATTCTCTTCAAAAATTAATGGAATAATAATTGGTTTTCTTCTTGTTCTCTCATAAAGAAATGAAGAAAGAGCACCTTGTAAATCTCTTTCAAGTATATCTTTTGAATAAGAGTGATTTGAATTATATATCTCCTCTACTCTTTCTTTAGCATCTTTTATTATTTTATTAAACTCAATTCCATTAAAAAATCCTCTTGATGAAAAACTTATGTCTTTTATTTTCCCTTTATTTATTAAAATACCTAATACAACAATACCTTCTTTTGCTAAAATTTTTCTATCTTTTAAAACTTCACTCTCTTCAGATTCAAGACCAAGCCCATCAATAAAAAGATCTCCTGTGTTTTCTTTTTTTCCTCTTCTAACATGGTCCTTTGTGACTATTAAAGTATCACCATTTTCAACTACAAAAATTTTATCTTCACTTATACCAATCTCTTTTGCTACCTTTTTGTGAGCATAAAGGTGTCTTGCTTCTCCATGAATAGGAACAAAATAATCTGGTTTAATAAGTTGAAGCATTATTTTTAACTCCTCAGTTGAAGCATGTCCTGATACATGAACACCATCTTCTTCTCTATAGATAACTTCAGCATTAAGATAAAAAAGAGAATTTATAATTTTGTTTACATATTCTTCATTTCCAGGAATTGGATGTGCAGAAATTATAACTGTATCTTTTGGAAGAATTTTTATTTTATCATGTGCTGAATTTGCAAGTCTTGTAAGCCCTGAAAGTGGTTCACCCTGACTTCCAGTTGTTAAAATAACTAATTTCTCTTCTGGAACAAGAGAAAGTTCATCAATCTGGATCATTAGATCATTTGGAATATTTAAAAAGCCGAGTTTTTTAGAAATTGTAATTATAATTACAAAACTTTTTCCATCAACATAAACTTTTTTATTTAGTTTATGAGAAATATCAAAAATTTGTTGGATTCTATGAATGTTTGTTGAGAAAGTTGTAATTATAATTCTTCCTTTTATTTTTCTAAAAAGATCAAAAAGCCTTTCACCAACAACCCTTTCAGAACCAGTAAAACCTTCTTTTGTTGCATTTGTAGAATCTGATAGAATGAGTAAAACTCCATCTTGTCCAATTTTTCCTAATTTTTGAAGATCAATTGCTTTTCCATCAATTGGAGTTGTATCAATTTTAAAATCTCCTGTATGAAAAATTCTTCCAGAAAAGGGATTTTCAATTAAAAAACCAAGTCCGTCTGGAATTGAATGATTTACATAAACTCCCTCAAGTGTAAAATTTCCTATTTTAAATTTTTCATTTGGTTTTATTTCAACTTCTTCGTATGGTTTTAATTTACCTGGAATTACAGTTGAAGCAAGACCAAGAGTTAGTTTTGTTCCATAAAGAGGAAGTTTTACTTTTTCAAAAATATATTTTATAGAACCAATATGATCAAGATGACCATGAGTTATAACTATTCCTTTTAATTTATTTTTTATTTTATCAATATATGTTAGATTTGGAATTACATATTCAACTCCATACATTTCAATTTCAGGAAATTTAAAACCTGCATCAAGAATAAAAGCAGTTTCATTATCTTCAAAAATCATCATGTTTTTACCAATTTCGTTTAACCCTCCTAAAAAAGTTATTTTTACAAATTTACTTGATAATTCTTGCGAACTCATCTTGTGTTAAGCCTCCACATACACCAAAACCAAATTTTTCAAACTCTATTTCACTAAACTCTTTCATTAAATCATCTCTATTAACTTTTTGAATTCTTTCAATTACTTCTTCAATTTTCTCAACATAACCTTTTCTAAAAAAATTAACTCCATTTCTTTCACTTTTTGCCAAAGAGTTCTCTAATCTAAGAAGCAAATTTCCAATTAAAAATTCTTTACTTCTCTCTATCTCATCTATTTTAAAAGACTCTTTTTTTATTTTCTCAAATTCACTTTTAATTTCATAAAGAACTTTTTCTAAATTATTCTTGTTTGTTGCAAAATAGATTACTCCAGCCCCAGTTTGTTTATAAGATAAATTGAAAGAATAAATTGAATAAACTAAACCTAAATCTTCTCTTATCCTTTGAAATAATCTTGATGACATTCCACCACCTAAAACATTTAAAAGAACAAGATGAATAGGATATTCTTTTGTGAGAATTGAAACAGATTTAAAAGCCATGTGTACATAAACTTGTTTAATATCTTTATATCTAACTTTTATATCAGATAAAAAATTTGGTTCAAAAACTTCACTTATTTTTTTATCATAATCAAATTTTTTTAAATTTTCTTCTACTACCTTTTTAACTTCATCAAATTGAATATTTCCATAAAAAGAGATGATTAAATTTTCTGGATGATAAAAATTTTTAAAAAAGGAAAAGAGAGAATCTCTTGTTGAATTTTTTATATTTTCAACTTTTCCAATAACATCATAAGAAAAACTTGAATTTCCCCAAATAGCTTTTTTAAGTTCAATTAGAGAAAGTTCTTCAGGTGAATCCTCAATTGAGTTATACTCTTCAATAACAACATTTTTTTCTTTTTCAATTTCAATTTCAGGAAAAAGTGGATTTTGAATAATATCTAAAATAACATCAGTTGCTTTTTTAAAACTTCTATCTCTTCCTCTAATATAGTAGCCAGTATATTCACTTGATGTAAAAGCGTTCATATCACAACCAATTCCTTCGACTTCAATTGAAATTTCTTTTGAGTTTCTTTTAGGAGTTCCTTTAAAAACAAGATGTTCTATAAAATGTGAATATCCATTTGTCTCTTCACTCTCATAAATTGAACCTGCTGGTACCAAAATAAAAAGAGAGAAGGAAGGGAAATTTTCTCCTCTCTGGTATATTAATGTTGAGCCATTAAATAGTGGCTCAACTATTGTTTCGCTATCTGCCATCTATTCTCTTCTATCTCTTCTCCTTTCTCTATCTTCATCATCAAATATAATTCCTTTTTGAGTTAAATTAACTCTTCCAAGGTCATCAACATTTGCAACTTTAACAATTATTTCATCTCCAACTTTTGGCCAGAGTTTTGTATTTTTTGCAATATTACTTCTCATTTGAGATACATGAAGCAATCCATCTTTATTAGGTGTTATTTCAACAATTAAACCAAATTCTCTTACTTGCAAAACTTTTCCAAGATAAATTTTTCCAACCTCAATGTCTTGAGTGAGCTCTTTTATCATTTCTCTTGCTCTTTCTCCTGAATTGTAATCTGGTGCAGTTATATAAATTCTTCCAGTTGGTTCAATGTCAATTTGAACTTTTGTTTCATCTATAATTTTTTTGATAAATTTTCCTTGAGGACCAATAACATCTTTAATTTTGATTGGTTCAATTTCCATAACAATAACTCTTGGAGCAAGTGGTGAAATTTCTGGTCTTGGTTTATCAATAACTTTTAACATTTCACTTAATATATATAATCTTCCCTCTTTTGCTTGTTTTAGTGCTTTTTCAATTATTTCAAGATCTATTCCTTTTATTTTTATATCCATTTGAAGAGCAGTAACACCTTCTTCTGTACCTGCAACTTTAAAATCCATGTCTCCAAGATGGTCTTCCATTCCTTGAATATCAGAAAGAATTGTATATTTGTCTCCTTCTTTAATTAAACCCATTGCAATACCAGAAACAGGTCTTTTAATTGGAACTCCTGCATCCATTAAAGAAAGAGTTGAACCGCAAACAGAAGCCATAGATGTTGAACCATTAGATTCCAAAACTTCTGATACAACTCTTATTGAATATGGAAATTCTATCTCATCTGGAATAACTGCAAGAAGCGCCCTTTCTGCTAAAGCACCATGTCCTATTTCTCTTCTTGATGGACCTCTAAGAGGTTTAACTTCTCCAGTAGAAAATGGTGGAAAGTTATAATAGTGCATATATCTTTTTGTGAATTCTTCTTCAAGACCTTCAATGAGTTGTCCTTCTTTAAGACCTCCTAATGTTACAACTGAAAGAACTTGAGTTTGACCTCTTGTGAATAAACCAGAACCATGAGTTTGAGGTAAAAGACCAACTTTTATATAAAGTGGTCTAATTTCATCAGGTTTTCTTCCATCAACTCTTATATTTTTTTCAATAATCCTTTTTCTTACAAATTCTTTTAAAATTTTTGTGAATGTATAATCAAGTTTTTTTAATAACTCATTTTCTTCTTTTGTAAAC is a window encoding:
- the lon gene encoding endopeptidase La, giving the protein MEKKTIYPVLPLRNVVVFPHTVLPIFVGRRKSLASFEEAIKKDKLLILVTQKIEEEEDPTPEGLYEIGVLAQILQNVKLPDGTERVIVEAIKRVKIENYTKVEPYFEAEVTEIEDKVEITPKIEALTRVTLDLYADYVRLSKKIPIDSLTAVQDIGDPTRFLDIVASNIIVPIQDKQKILETINIEERFEILIKLLSKEVELLKITNEIEEKVKSQVDKTQREYFLREQLKAIKRELGESEEYSEEVEEYRNKLKGRKLPDYVLEKFNEELKRLSKMPPMAMEAAVIRTYLDWLLDLPWDKSTKDEIEILRAQKILDEDHYGLEDVKERILEYLAVRRLTKKPKSPILCFIGPPGVGKTSLGRSIARALGRKFVHVSLGGIRDEAEIRGHRRTYVGALPGRIIQGIKEAGTRNPVFLLDEIDKVGVDFRGDPSAALLEALDPDQNSHFSDHYIEIPFDLSDVLFITTGNVTHTIPPPLLDRMEIIYLPGYTEDEKLHIAKKYLFPKQLNFNGLNEDDVKITDEAYLKIIREYTRESGLRELERQISKILRKVAKEKLEKGENFKKVTVSAKNLFKYLEYPLYRFGIKEERDEIGVATGLSWTPFGGDITKIEVVKMKGDGKLILTGQLGDVMKESAHAAFSYIRSHADTLGIEDKDFYKKFDFHVHVPEGAVPKDGPSAGIAMLTAMISTIKEVPVKKEVAMTGEITLTGKVLPIGGLKIKVLAAHRAGIKEVIIPKENENDLKKIPKQIKNSLKFHLIERVEEGIKLSLRSS
- a CDS encoding Na/Pi cotransporter family protein is translated as MLTKIIFPLIGGIALFIYGIHITSNGIQKALAQNLKKILEKATSNPVMGVLLGFIVTSIIQSSSATTVIVVSLVNSGILTLYQAVGIIFGANIGTTITAQIIALKITKYGFLFFTVGFLLYFLPFRKRVKYFGEFIMGFGLIFIAIEIMTSSVSPLRASQKVVDVFTEFGKVPILGVLAGTIFTAIQQSSSVTVGIIEALGMEGLVDINSAFPLILGANIGTCVTALIASIGTKLSAKRTALSHLLFNVIGTLIFLIILKPYILFISSLTSDTVKQIANSHTLFNVINTLIFLPFTSKYVALITKLLPGEEKLIETGVKYLNPSILKSPIVAYDALVNEIKRLGEIVNNNFICLRELIFNKNKSAVLDITSREETINFVNREISRYVSKISSLSLPEKEAREIPRLLIVSSQFERIGDIIDNTSQIELNRLEEKIPYSQYAMKELEEMFELVYKNFLLVKENLYNNDFDFYDEVKKNEIEIDRLEDCMRDNHIERLKQGICLNEAGVIYLDTISNLERIGDHIIKIANIICHYESVV
- a CDS encoding BMP family ABC transporter substrate-binding protein gives rise to the protein MKKTLTIFLVLLLVGVIFAGCAKTTGTISGTVKDKATGKAVPGATVTIGGKTATTGSDGKYEIKDVPKGEQTLKITLKGYKDFTEKVTIEAGKTITKDISLSPVIKVGLVTDVGGRGDKSFNDSALRGLEAWGAGLKMVAGVGYQPLTDEEYKKSIEDEAPDLLDRGIKKFDIEPLVLESKANEDYIPNLKKLADEGCKLVIGVGFMLTDAIKEVAPQYPNTYFMLIDGVIDPAPPNVVCYTFKEHEGSFLVGALVGQMTKKNKVGFVGGMDLFIIHKFEAGYRAGVKTVNPKCEVLIGYTGNFTSADDGQKIAKQQFDAGADIVYHASGACGIGVIKEAQKRGQGFFAVGVDSDQDYMAPGNVLTSMIKHVDYAVWLSIKSVVENTFKSGIVSLGVKEGGVGLSPMKYTKNMIPSAVLEKVEKLKKMIADGTFTVPDSRDAFAKFVPPQVP
- the clpP gene encoding ATP-dependent Clp endopeptidase proteolytic subunit ClpP, yielding MKEINQVIPWVIEKTPYGERSYDIFSRLLKDRIIFLGTEINDQVANAIIAELLFLEAEDPERDINLYINSPGGEVTAGLAIYDTMQFIKAPVSTICVGQAASMAAVLLAAGTKNKRYALPNTRILIHQPWGGVQGQAKDIEIVAKEIIRVKNKINEILSKHTGQPLDKIEKDTDRDYYMTSYEAKDYGIIDEVLENRK